In one Pleomorphomonas sp. T1.2MG-36 genomic region, the following are encoded:
- a CDS encoding TIGR00645 family protein, with amino-acid sequence MKALETVVERIILGSRWILVVFLIGLSVALAVYGLSFGVKLWKVIGNVFVYEESEMILAMLGLIDAALVASLLVMVMIASYENFVGRFDDHNAEIHWLGKLDSGSLKIKVASSIVAISSIHLLQVFLNAREYTDNQIMWQVIMHVTFVVSALMLGVLDKIMAKH; translated from the coding sequence ATGAAGGCACTGGAGACGGTCGTTGAACGTATCATTTTGGGAAGCCGCTGGATTCTCGTCGTCTTTCTCATCGGTCTTTCCGTGGCGCTCGCCGTCTACGGTCTTTCCTTCGGCGTCAAGCTCTGGAAGGTCATTGGCAACGTCTTCGTCTACGAAGAATCCGAGATGATTCTCGCCATGCTCGGCCTGATCGACGCGGCGCTTGTCGCCAGCCTGCTCGTCATGGTGATGATCGCCTCCTATGAGAACTTCGTCGGCCGGTTCGACGACCACAATGCCGAGATCCACTGGCTCGGCAAGCTCGACAGCGGCAGCCTGAAGATCAAGGTCGCCTCGTCGATCGTCGCCATTTCCTCGATCCATCTGTTGCAGGTGTTCCTGAACGCCAGGGAGTACACCGACAACCAGATCATGTGGCAGGTGATCATGCACGTCACCTTCGTGGTATCGGCGCTGATGCTGGGCGTTCTCGACAAGATCATGGCCAAGCATTGA
- the tpiA gene encoding triose-phosphate isomerase: MSVKPLVAGNWKMNGLKASVAEFEAIAAGYDALKAKAELAICPPFTLVATLAAKGLLPVGGQDCHAKVSGAHTGDTSAEMLKDAGATYVIVGHSERRTDHAETDAVVKAKTEAAWRAGLVAIVCVGETHAERTGGKTLEVVGTQVAGSLPDGTTAANTVIAYEPVWAIGTGLTPTAADVKEVHNFIRKELVKRFGADANGMRILYGGSVKPSNAVELMAVEDVNGALVGGASLKAADFLGIAAAYK; encoded by the coding sequence ATGTCGGTCAAGCCGCTGGTTGCCGGAAACTGGAAAATGAACGGCCTCAAGGCCTCCGTCGCCGAATTCGAAGCCATCGCCGCCGGCTATGACGCCCTCAAGGCCAAGGCCGAGCTGGCCATCTGCCCGCCCTTCACCCTCGTCGCCACCCTCGCCGCGAAGGGCCTGCTGCCGGTCGGCGGCCAGGACTGCCATGCCAAGGTGTCCGGCGCCCACACGGGCGACACGTCGGCCGAGATGCTGAAGGACGCCGGCGCCACCTACGTCATCGTCGGCCACTCCGAGCGCCGCACCGACCACGCCGAGACCGACGCCGTCGTCAAGGCCAAGACCGAAGCCGCCTGGCGCGCCGGTCTCGTCGCCATCGTCTGCGTCGGCGAAACGCACGCCGAGCGCACCGGCGGCAAGACGCTCGAGGTCGTCGGCACCCAGGTTGCCGGATCGCTGCCTGACGGCACGACGGCCGCCAACACCGTCATCGCCTACGAGCCCGTGTGGGCCATCGGCACCGGCCTGACGCCGACCGCCGCCGACGTCAAGGAAGTCCACAACTTCATCCGCAAGGAACTGGTCAAGCGCTTCGGCGCCGACGCCAACGGCATGCGCATCCTCTACGGCGGCTCGGTGAAGCCGTCGAACGCCGTCGAGCTGATGGCCGTCGAGGACGTCAACGGCGCTCTGGTCGGAGGCGCCTCGCTGAAGGCCGCCGATTTCCTCGGCATCGCCGCCGCCTACAAGTGA
- a CDS encoding dihydroorotase, with translation MTFDTVLRNGTVVNHDGIGVRDIGLRQGRIAEIGDLSRASAGETLDCSGLTVLPGVIDSQVHFREPGATHKEDLETGSRAAVLGGVTAVFEMPNTNPLTTTAERLADKVAAGTHRMHCDFAFWVGGTHGNVRDIPELERLPGAAGIKVFMGSSTGDLLVADDDGVAAILGATRRRAAFHSEDEARLIERKPLRIAGDPSSHPVWRDVETALKSTERLVRIARDKGARIHVLHISTGEEMDFLKNHKDVATVEVTPHHLTLTEVDHQRLGTLVQMNPPVRSEAHRERIWRGLRQGIADVLGSDHAPHTLEEKAKPYPDSPSGMTGVQTLVPIMLDHVNAGRLTLQRFVDLSSAGPARIFGMARKGRIAVGYDADLTIVDLKRRETIRNRWIASRCGWTPYDGVEVTGWPVGTILRGRKVMWEGDLVTPSTGEPVRFVEALPRGA, from the coding sequence ATGACTTTCGACACCGTCCTCAGAAACGGAACTGTCGTCAACCACGACGGCATCGGTGTGCGCGACATCGGACTCCGTCAAGGCCGCATCGCCGAGATCGGCGATCTCTCCCGAGCCTCGGCCGGCGAGACGCTCGATTGCTCCGGCCTTACCGTGCTGCCGGGCGTCATCGACAGCCAAGTCCATTTCCGCGAGCCCGGCGCCACCCACAAGGAAGACCTGGAGACCGGCTCCCGTGCCGCCGTCCTCGGCGGGGTGACTGCCGTCTTCGAGATGCCGAATACCAATCCGCTGACGACCACCGCCGAGCGCCTTGCCGACAAGGTCGCGGCCGGCACGCATCGCATGCACTGCGACTTTGCCTTCTGGGTCGGCGGCACGCATGGCAACGTGCGCGACATTCCCGAGCTGGAGCGTCTGCCCGGCGCCGCCGGCATCAAGGTGTTCATGGGGTCGTCGACCGGTGACCTGCTCGTTGCCGATGACGATGGCGTCGCCGCCATCCTTGGCGCCACGCGCCGCCGTGCCGCCTTTCACTCCGAGGACGAAGCGCGCCTGATCGAGAGAAAGCCGCTGCGCATCGCCGGCGATCCGTCGAGCCATCCCGTCTGGCGCGACGTCGAAACGGCGCTGAAGTCGACCGAGCGGCTCGTCCGCATCGCGCGCGACAAGGGCGCCCGCATCCATGTGCTGCACATCTCCACCGGCGAGGAGATGGACTTTCTCAAGAACCACAAGGACGTCGCCACCGTCGAGGTGACGCCGCACCACCTGACGCTCACCGAAGTCGACCACCAGCGGCTCGGCACGCTCGTTCAGATGAACCCGCCCGTTCGCTCCGAGGCTCATCGCGAGCGTATCTGGCGTGGCCTGAGGCAAGGCATCGCCGACGTGCTCGGATCGGATCATGCGCCGCATACGCTGGAGGAGAAGGCGAAGCCCTACCCCGACAGCCCCTCGGGCATGACCGGCGTGCAGACGCTGGTGCCGATCATGCTCGATCACGTCAACGCCGGTCGCCTGACGCTGCAGCGCTTCGTGGACCTGAGCTCGGCCGGTCCGGCGCGCATCTTCGGCATGGCCAGGAAAGGCCGGATCGCCGTCGGCTACGACGCCGACCTCACCATCGTCGACCTGAAGCGGCGCGAGACCATCCGCAACCGCTGGATCGCCTCACGCTGCGGCTGGACGCCCTATGACGGCGTCGAAGTGACCGGATGGCCGGTCGGCACGATTCTGCGTGGCCGAAAGGTGATGTGGGAGGGCGATCTCGTGACGCCGTCCACCGGCGAACCGGTTCGCTTCGTCGAAGCGCTGCCACGGGGGGCCTGA
- the moaC gene encoding cyclic pyranopterin monophosphate synthase MoaC, with the protein MPPFLSHLDEKGAAHMVDVGDKAITARTAIAGGKVVMKAETLALIVDGRTPKGDVIATARLAGIIAAKKTSDLIPLCHPLPISKAAIDISPDPTLPGLEITAIVRCTGNTGVEMEALTAVSIACLTVYDMVKAVEKGVRIEAIRLIEKDGGKSGRWLAD; encoded by the coding sequence ATGCCGCCCTTTCTCAGCCACCTTGACGAGAAGGGCGCCGCCCACATGGTCGATGTCGGCGACAAGGCGATCACCGCCCGCACGGCGATCGCCGGCGGCAAGGTGGTGATGAAAGCCGAAACGCTGGCGCTCATCGTCGATGGGCGGACGCCCAAGGGCGACGTCATCGCCACCGCTCGCCTCGCCGGCATCATAGCCGCCAAGAAGACGTCCGACCTCATTCCGCTCTGCCACCCGCTGCCGATCAGCAAGGCGGCGATCGACATCTCGCCGGATCCCACCTTGCCCGGTCTTGAGATCACCGCCATCGTCCGCTGCACCGGCAACACGGGTGTGGAGATGGAGGCGCTGACCGCAGTCTCCATCGCCTGCCTCACGGTCTACGACATGGTGAAGGCAGTCGAAAAAGGCGTTCGTATCGAGGCCATTCGCCTCATCGAGAAAGACGGCGGCAAGTCGGGCCGCTGGCTCGCCGACTAG
- a CDS encoding diguanylate cyclase yields MRIRLVMFVLIGLSLMPFLVNQILLAQKNMRSAVDVAEDSLQLSLSRAEDMFADAQTELENLSLTVALIDSLRYVSPEQCGQTLSEIANAYSSVEAIALLTPQGTAYCASDPRAFGVSFAERQYFTDSLPSKGIVWGDLQVSKVTGRVIVASARAVRHAGEVSFVVLVLLDVAALKDQTFGQFQLHVAQAALVNGKGDTLDRIAFDGDVAPFDAATRERLRSAGTGILKPETRDATSTLIGVMKLPMADGRIVFSAPIGQIYAEARREMIAAIVLTCLETLVIAVFLLAALELLILRGLRRIAQFAGRITAGNHNQRVIVRSPLPEFAVLSSALNMMIDTLEKASFTDALTGLANRRALEAHFGRCDERLSKTGVGFSIAMIDIDHFKLFNDRFGHATGDAVLRMVGETLRASISSEGEVAARYGGEEFTLILSGAGCEHVAERLEILRRAVEDLEILHPDSPHDKLTVSIGFASAQSGGTAQEALEQADLALYAAKAGGRNRVESEARPLPGVQGLPWPDGAVAAVAS; encoded by the coding sequence ATGCGTATCAGGCTGGTCATGTTCGTGCTGATCGGGCTCAGCCTGATGCCGTTTCTGGTCAACCAGATTCTTCTCGCCCAGAAGAATATGCGTAGCGCCGTCGATGTGGCGGAGGACAGCCTGCAGCTATCGCTCAGCCGCGCCGAGGACATGTTTGCCGACGCACAGACGGAGCTCGAAAATCTCTCGTTAACCGTCGCCTTGATCGACTCTCTTCGCTATGTCTCACCCGAGCAGTGCGGCCAGACGCTAAGCGAGATTGCCAATGCCTATTCGAGCGTCGAGGCGATTGCGCTGTTGACTCCTCAGGGCACGGCCTATTGCGCCTCGGACCCAAGGGCCTTCGGCGTTTCCTTCGCCGAGCGCCAGTACTTCACCGACAGCCTGCCCTCGAAGGGCATTGTCTGGGGCGACCTTCAGGTCAGCAAGGTCACCGGAAGGGTCATCGTCGCCTCTGCGCGTGCCGTTCGCCACGCAGGCGAGGTGTCCTTCGTCGTTCTGGTTTTGCTCGACGTCGCGGCACTGAAGGACCAGACCTTCGGGCAGTTCCAACTCCATGTCGCGCAGGCCGCCCTTGTGAACGGCAAGGGCGACACTCTCGACAGGATCGCCTTCGACGGTGACGTCGCGCCGTTCGACGCGGCGACGCGGGAGCGGCTACGGTCAGCAGGGACCGGCATCCTGAAACCCGAAACGCGCGACGCGACTTCGACCCTTATCGGCGTCATGAAACTGCCCATGGCCGACGGTCGCATCGTCTTTTCCGCGCCGATCGGGCAGATCTATGCCGAAGCCCGCCGCGAAATGATTGCGGCCATCGTTCTGACCTGTCTGGAAACGCTTGTGATCGCCGTCTTTCTGCTTGCGGCGCTGGAGCTCCTGATCCTGCGCGGCCTGCGCCGGATAGCGCAGTTCGCGGGGCGCATCACGGCTGGCAATCACAATCAACGGGTGATCGTCCGCTCGCCTCTGCCCGAATTTGCCGTCTTGTCGTCGGCGCTCAACATGATGATCGACACGCTGGAAAAAGCGAGCTTTACCGACGCCTTGACTGGCTTGGCCAATCGACGCGCCCTTGAGGCTCATTTCGGCCGTTGTGACGAACGCCTGAGCAAGACGGGCGTCGGTTTCTCGATCGCCATGATCGATATCGACCATTTCAAGCTGTTCAACGACCGGTTCGGCCATGCCACGGGGGATGCCGTGCTCCGCATGGTCGGCGAGACGCTGAGGGCCTCCATTTCGTCCGAAGGAGAGGTCGCGGCCCGCTACGGTGGCGAGGAGTTCACCCTGATCCTGTCGGGGGCCGGTTGCGAGCACGTCGCCGAACGACTGGAGATACTGCGCCGCGCCGTCGAGGATCTGGAGATCCTTCACCCCGACTCGCCGCATGACAAGTTGACGGTCAGCATCGGCTTTGCCTCCGCCCAGTCCGGCGGCACCGCCCAGGAAGCGCTCGAGCAAGCCGATCTCGCCCTTTATGCCGCCAAGGCGGGAGGCCGAAACCGGGTCGAGAGCGAGGCTCGACCGTTGCCGGGCGTGCAAGGCCTTCCGTGGCCGGACGGCGCGGTCGCGGCGGTTGCCTCCTGA
- a CDS encoding amidase family protein has translation MSKIVPSDPSGSLVERLDLRPVGSGPLDGTTFTVKDNIDVAGHQTSYGSPAWRDGHAAPVHNAVCVDQLLSAGAQCVGKVVADEFTYSLDGESQFFGTPRNARAPDRVPGGSSSGSAASVANGLAQFSIGTDSGGSIRVPASLCGLWGMRPSLHRISEAGVLPFMPSVSTVGVLAAHFEHLDAAARVLLRSGSRAVAPLRRLLLLADAFDICDEAVREQANAALHRVSERTGIPLETVRFSEIAGEGLPLGDCNDKALRDLQTAEFQSTIGNWIETAKPELGTTFTLAYGNVQRFDRLAALDSLVRCERFFEAINAFLPAGVVICFPTTPVIAPLKGTLTTLDRVLDFYDRTMTITAFAGVGRLPEISAPLLTVNDCPVGLSFAAGHYQDEFLLASVRQLLGVAG, from the coding sequence ATGTCCAAAATCGTTCCATCCGACCCATCCGGTTCTCTTGTCGAGCGACTGGATCTCAGACCTGTCGGGAGCGGACCGCTGGATGGCACGACCTTCACGGTCAAGGACAACATCGACGTTGCCGGCCACCAGACCTCCTATGGCAGCCCCGCGTGGAGGGACGGCCATGCCGCACCGGTGCACAACGCCGTCTGTGTCGACCAGTTGCTCTCCGCCGGAGCGCAGTGCGTTGGCAAGGTCGTCGCCGACGAGTTTACTTACAGCCTCGACGGAGAAAGCCAATTCTTTGGAACGCCGCGCAACGCCAGGGCGCCGGACCGAGTTCCGGGCGGCTCCTCAAGCGGGTCGGCCGCCTCCGTTGCCAATGGGCTGGCGCAATTCTCGATCGGCACCGATTCCGGCGGCTCCATCCGCGTTCCGGCAAGCCTGTGCGGGCTCTGGGGAATGCGGCCTTCGCTCCACCGCATCTCGGAAGCCGGCGTTTTGCCGTTCATGCCGAGCGTCAGTACGGTTGGCGTGTTGGCAGCCCACTTCGAACACCTCGACGCGGCGGCCCGCGTCCTGTTGCGGAGTGGCTCCCGCGCTGTCGCCCCGCTCCGCCGGCTGCTGCTCCTGGCCGATGCATTCGACATTTGCGACGAAGCCGTACGTGAGCAGGCCAACGCCGCATTGCATAGAGTTTCCGAGCGGACCGGGATTCCACTGGAGACAGTCCGCTTCTCCGAGATCGCTGGAGAAGGCCTGCCGCTTGGCGATTGCAACGACAAGGCGCTGCGCGACCTGCAGACCGCCGAGTTTCAAAGCACCATAGGCAACTGGATCGAGACCGCCAAGCCGGAGCTGGGCACCACCTTCACCTTGGCCTATGGCAACGTGCAGCGGTTCGACCGTCTTGCTGCTCTGGACAGTCTGGTGCGGTGCGAACGTTTCTTTGAGGCGATCAACGCTTTCCTGCCGGCCGGCGTCGTCATCTGCTTTCCGACGACACCTGTCATAGCGCCCCTGAAAGGGACCCTGACGACCCTCGACAGGGTGCTGGATTTCTACGATCGCACCATGACCATCACGGCATTCGCCGGCGTTGGTCGTCTGCCGGAGATCTCCGCCCCGCTGCTGACGGTCAACGACTGCCCGGTCGGACTGTCCTTCGCCGCCGGGCACTATCAGGACGAGTTCCTGCTGGCGTCGGTGCGCCAACTCCTTGGCGTCGCAGGCTAG
- a CDS encoding phosphotransferase family protein encodes MCEIARRLGSGKEAEVFEYGDFALKLYRSESQKAAAFREASNLSILEQLALPTPRIHAVGEYGGRWGLVMDRARGPSFADRMMSGDRRLHIEELARLHLLVHRQPGSGLPSLKARLSANIQRAEELDRSSQDRLLRQLDALPDGDCLCHGDFHPWNIQGSADDIMVLDWLDACSGTPAADVCRSYVLIHHADPMAAAEYVDAYARLGETTAADIMAWLAPVAAARLAERIPAQTDDLLRLAGAPRKA; translated from the coding sequence ATGTGCGAGATTGCTCGCCGGCTCGGCTCAGGCAAGGAAGCCGAGGTGTTCGAGTACGGAGACTTCGCGCTCAAGCTCTATCGGAGCGAGTCCCAGAAAGCCGCCGCATTCCGGGAAGCGTCCAATCTGTCCATCCTCGAACAGCTCGCCCTGCCAACGCCCAGGATCCACGCCGTCGGTGAGTATGGCGGCCGCTGGGGTCTGGTGATGGACCGTGCGCGTGGACCGAGCTTCGCGGATCGGATGATGTCGGGCGACCGGAGACTCCATATCGAAGAGCTGGCACGGCTGCACCTTCTCGTGCACCGTCAGCCAGGAAGCGGTTTGCCATCCCTGAAAGCGCGGCTATCGGCCAATATCCAGCGTGCCGAAGAGCTTGATCGTAGCTCGCAGGACCGCCTCCTTCGCCAACTCGACGCACTGCCGGATGGCGACTGCCTATGTCATGGCGACTTTCACCCCTGGAACATTCAAGGCTCCGCCGACGACATCATGGTCCTAGACTGGCTGGATGCGTGCAGCGGCACGCCGGCCGCCGATGTCTGCAGAAGCTATGTTCTGATCCACCATGCCGACCCGATGGCAGCGGCCGAGTACGTTGACGCCTATGCCAGACTGGGCGAAACGACGGCCGCCGACATCATGGCCTGGCTGGCGCCGGTTGCCGCCGCTCGTCTGGCGGAGCGGATTCCGGCCCAAACCGACGATTTGTTGCGGCTCGCTGGCGCACCCCGCAAAGCTTGA
- the thiM gene encoding hydroxyethylthiazole kinase — protein MTTLTLADVHTLHEKVRAERPLVHNITNFVAMNIAANVLLAAGASPAMVHSMDEVEDFGRIARALTLNIGTLSSDWIAGMKLAAAVYKAAGKPVVFDPVAVGATRLRNTAAADLVAMGPTVIRGNASEIMALSGVAGLASKGVDSSASSNAALDSAVALARSSGAVVAVTGEIDYVTDGARTVAIEGGHELMPLSTALGCSLTGLVGAFVAIAPAFEGTVAALAVYAAAGAIAGKRVKGPGFLPQELCDALYALDLAGLEVNAAIRVA, from the coding sequence ATGACCACCCTGACGCTTGCCGACGTTCACACCCTTCATGAGAAGGTGCGCGCCGAACGGCCGCTCGTGCACAACATCACCAACTTCGTGGCGATGAACATCGCTGCCAACGTACTGCTTGCCGCCGGCGCTTCGCCGGCCATGGTGCATTCCATGGACGAGGTGGAGGACTTCGGCCGCATCGCTCGCGCGCTGACGCTGAACATCGGCACGCTTTCGTCCGACTGGATCGCCGGCATGAAGCTGGCGGCGGCCGTGTACAAGGCCGCCGGCAAACCCGTCGTGTTCGATCCCGTCGCCGTCGGCGCGACGCGTCTTCGCAACACCGCCGCCGCCGATCTCGTCGCGATGGGGCCGACGGTGATCCGCGGCAATGCCTCGGAGATCATGGCGCTTTCGGGCGTTGCCGGCCTCGCCTCGAAAGGGGTCGACAGCTCGGCGAGCTCCAATGCCGCTCTCGACAGTGCCGTCGCACTCGCCCGCTCCAGCGGCGCGGTGGTCGCCGTCACCGGCGAGATCGACTATGTCACCGATGGCGCGCGAACCGTTGCCATCGAGGGCGGCCACGAGCTGATGCCGCTGTCCACCGCCCTCGGCTGCTCGCTGACCGGTCTCGTCGGAGCCTTCGTCGCCATCGCTCCGGCGTTCGAGGGCACGGTGGCGGCGCTTGCCGTCTACGCGGCGGCTGGCGCCATCGCCGGCAAGCGCGTCAAGGGACCGGGCTTCCTGCCGCAGGAACTGTGCGACGCGCTCTACGCGCTCGATCTCGCGGGGCTCGAAGTCAACGCGGCGATACGCGTCGCCTGA
- a CDS encoding monovalent cation:proton antiporter-2 (CPA2) family protein, protein MAAAGLGSTIGPVVVLLSAGVLAVPLFRRLGLGSVLGYFAAGALVGPSAFGLFSDPSAMLHVSELGVVMFLFLIGLELRPQKLWAMRGQIFGLGLAQVVACTGLLTACGVAVFGLSPIAAFIAGAGFVLSSTAVIMSMLQERGELAGPDGQKAVSILLFEDLSIVPLLALVAWLAPNEHGGTGWLGVGLGAAGVAALLLAGRFLIDPFFGLLARARAREVLTAGALLVVLGAALLMEAVGLSMAMGTFLAGVMLSGSSYRHQVEADVEPFKGLLMGLFFLAVGMSLDIRVVVERWPLLIGLLFAFALVKAVGIYAVARLFGSGHRPAFGRALMFAQGGEFAFVLYTAAAGGGVIPTGDAALFSTVIILSMALTPLVLVVAGHFRREEEKSLDGVEEARDLRGRVLLIGFGRFGQIAAQLLLSRGVDVSMIENDPDRIREAGRFGFRIFYGDGTRLDTLQHSGAAEAEVIMVCVDDRKAANRIVELVKAHFPLARLLVRSYDRVHSIELIRAGVDIEVRETFDAALHMGAEGLKALGCSEERTTEALTTIRRLDAERLVAQVQGGVMAGRENLTTRPVPEPLTPPRKLAADEA, encoded by the coding sequence ATGGCGGCGGCGGGTCTGGGGTCGACGATCGGCCCTGTAGTGGTCCTTCTTTCAGCCGGCGTCCTGGCGGTGCCGCTGTTCCGCCGTCTCGGCCTCGGCTCGGTGCTGGGTTATTTTGCCGCCGGCGCCCTGGTCGGCCCCTCGGCGTTCGGCCTGTTCTCCGACCCCTCCGCCATGCTCCATGTGTCGGAACTCGGCGTGGTCATGTTCCTCTTCCTGATCGGTCTGGAGCTGCGGCCACAGAAACTGTGGGCGATGCGCGGCCAGATCTTCGGCCTCGGCCTTGCGCAGGTGGTGGCCTGCACCGGCTTGCTGACCGCCTGCGGCGTCGCGGTGTTCGGCCTTTCGCCCATTGCGGCCTTCATCGCCGGCGCCGGTTTCGTGCTGTCGTCGACGGCCGTCATCATGTCCATGCTGCAAGAGCGTGGCGAACTGGCCGGTCCCGACGGACAGAAGGCCGTGTCGATCCTGTTGTTCGAGGACCTGTCGATCGTGCCGCTTCTCGCGCTGGTGGCCTGGCTGGCGCCCAACGAGCATGGCGGAACCGGCTGGCTCGGTGTCGGGCTCGGCGCGGCGGGCGTGGCGGCGCTGCTGCTCGCCGGCCGGTTCCTGATCGATCCCTTCTTCGGCCTGCTTGCCCGCGCCCGCGCTCGCGAGGTGCTGACGGCCGGCGCACTGCTGGTCGTCCTCGGCGCGGCGCTGCTGATGGAGGCGGTGGGGCTCTCGATGGCGATGGGCACATTTCTCGCCGGCGTCATGCTGTCGGGGTCGAGCTATAGGCATCAGGTGGAAGCCGACGTGGAGCCGTTCAAAGGCCTCCTGATGGGGCTGTTCTTTCTGGCCGTCGGCATGTCGCTCGATATCCGGGTCGTGGTCGAACGCTGGCCGCTGCTGATCGGCCTGCTCTTCGCCTTCGCGCTGGTGAAGGCGGTCGGCATCTATGCCGTGGCGCGTCTCTTCGGCTCCGGCCATCGGCCGGCCTTCGGGCGCGCCTTGATGTTTGCCCAAGGCGGCGAGTTCGCCTTCGTCCTGTACACGGCGGCGGCGGGCGGTGGCGTCATTCCCACCGGCGACGCGGCGCTGTTCTCGACGGTGATCATCCTCTCCATGGCCTTGACGCCGTTGGTGCTCGTCGTCGCTGGCCACTTCCGTCGGGAGGAGGAAAAGTCGCTCGATGGTGTCGAGGAGGCGCGCGACCTGCGCGGCCGCGTTCTCCTGATCGGCTTCGGCCGCTTCGGCCAGATCGCCGCACAGTTGCTGCTGTCGCGCGGCGTCGACGTCTCGATGATCGAGAACGATCCCGACCGCATTCGCGAGGCGGGACGGTTCGGCTTCCGCATTTTCTACGGCGACGGTACCCGGCTGGATACGCTCCAACATTCCGGCGCCGCCGAGGCCGAGGTCATCATGGTCTGCGTCGACGATCGCAAGGCAGCCAACCGCATCGTCGAGCTCGTCAAGGCGCACTTCCCCTTGGCGCGCCTGCTCGTGCGCTCCTACGACCGCGTCCACTCGATCGAGCTCATCCGTGCCGGCGTAGACATCGAGGTGCGCGAGACCTTCGACGCGGCCCTGCACATGGGGGCCGAGGGCCTGAAGGCGCTCGGCTGCAGCGAGGAACGCACGACCGAAGCGCTTACCACCATCCGCCGTCTCGATGCCGAGCGTCTGGTGGCGCAGGTGCAAGGTGGCGTCATGGCCGGCCGCGAGAATCTGACCACGCGGCCGGTTCCCGAACCTCTGACGCCGCCCAGGAAACTGGCGGCAGACGAGGCCTGA
- a CDS encoding ABC transporter permease — protein MIAAFLREIAVAIQAIWNDKGARSTMLGATLFFSVFFPQPYLSEVVRDMPVAVIDQDGSTLSRELIRRIDAADAVAVTRYAADMPSARKLFLTRQIYGIIVVPPQFERDLLAGRAAPIAAFSDGGYFLLNSVMSSALSNAARSLGAEVQVGRLTASGVDMAQAMAIVEPLRVTTVPLFNPTGGYASFVLPAVFVLILQQTLLMGIGNLKAGRRSAGGLSTFADAIVYVALYSLWAGVVLVLLPWVYRLPRIGDVAVMYAVAVPFLAAVTAMGFAVARLIPSKEGVIFFLVVLGMPLFFLSGVSWPAEAMPQFLRTVAFAIPSTTAVPALVRVNQMGADLRSVETTIFVQLALCLAYSMLAVAAERWKKKPSA, from the coding sequence ATGATCGCCGCCTTCTTGCGCGAGATCGCCGTGGCGATCCAAGCCATCTGGAACGACAAGGGCGCCCGCTCGACCATGTTGGGCGCGACGCTGTTCTTCTCGGTCTTCTTCCCGCAGCCCTATCTGTCCGAAGTGGTGCGCGATATGCCGGTGGCGGTCATCGATCAGGATGGTTCGACGCTGAGTCGCGAACTGATCCGCCGGATCGACGCTGCCGACGCTGTCGCCGTTACCCGTTATGCGGCCGACATGCCCTCGGCCCGCAAGCTTTTCCTCACGCGCCAGATTTACGGCATCATCGTCGTTCCTCCGCAGTTCGAACGAGATCTTCTCGCCGGCCGTGCAGCGCCGATCGCCGCCTTTTCCGACGGCGGCTATTTCCTGCTCAACTCGGTCATGTCCTCGGCGCTGTCCAACGCGGCCCGCAGCCTGGGTGCCGAGGTCCAGGTCGGGCGGCTCACCGCCTCAGGCGTCGACATGGCCCAGGCCATGGCCATCGTCGAACCGCTGCGCGTCACGACGGTGCCGCTGTTCAACCCGACCGGCGGCTATGCCAGCTTCGTGCTGCCGGCCGTCTTCGTGCTGATCCTGCAACAGACCCTTCTGATGGGGATCGGCAATCTCAAGGCGGGGCGCCGTTCGGCGGGCGGACTGTCGACCTTTGCCGACGCGATCGTCTACGTCGCCCTCTACAGTCTTTGGGCCGGCGTGGTCCTGGTCCTGCTGCCCTGGGTCTATCGGTTGCCCCGCATCGGCGATGTCGCCGTCATGTATGCGGTCGCCGTGCCCTTCCTGGCCGCCGTCACGGCGATGGGCTTCGCCGTCGCCCGGCTGATTCCCAGCAAGGAAGGCGTCATCTTCTTCCTGGTCGTGCTCGGCATGCCGCTGTTTTTCCTGTCCGGCGTCTCCTGGCCGGCCGAGGCCATGCCGCAGTTCCTCCGTACCGTGGCTTTCGCCATTCCCTCGACGACGGCGGTGCCGGCATTGGTGCGCGTCAATCAGATGGGCGCCGACCTGCGGTCGGTCGAGACGACGATTTTCGTCCAGCTCGCCCTTTGCCTCGCCTACTCGATGCTCGCCGTCGCAGCGGAGCGGTGGAAGAAAAAGCCATCAGCCTGA